Within Candidatus Rubrimentiphilum sp., the genomic segment CAACATCCGGCCGAGACGTTGCGCAAGCGGTTAAGTGTGGAGCAATGCCTGGCCGCGATCGACGAGTGCGGCGCGCCCGTCATTTCGATCGCCGGCGGCGAGCCGCTCGTCTATGAAGATTTGCCCGAGCTGGTGACCGAACTCGTGCGCCGCAAGAAGGTCGTGATCGTCTGCACGAATGCGCTGCTGCTCGAGAAGAAGATCGACAAGTTCAAACCGTCCGCGTACTTTACGTGGATGATCCACCTGGACGGCATGCGTGAGCGCCACGATCAAGTCGTCTGCCGCGACGGCACCTTCGACAAGGCCATCGCCGCCATCAAAGTCGCCAAGGCGAAAGGTTTTCGCGTTGGAACGAACACGACGTTCTTCGACCCTGACGACGCCACCGCGATCCGCGGCGTGCTGGATTATCTGAACGACGAAATCGGCGTCGACGCGATGCAGATTTCGCCCGGCTATGCATACGAGAAGGCGCCCGACCAGGAACACTTCCTGGGCGTCGATCGGACGCGCGCGATCTTCAAGGAAGCCTTCGCCGGCGGCAAGCGCAAGAAGTGGCGCCTAAACCACAGCCCGCTCTATCTCGATTTCCTCGAGGGCAAATTCGACATGGAATGCACGCCGTGGGGCATTCCGTCGTACTCGATTCTCGGCTGGCAGCGTCCGTGTTACTTGATGTCCGACGCGCCGTACGCGCAGACGTACAAAGAACTCATCGAGGAGACGGACTGGTCGCTCTACGGCCGCGGGAAGAATCCAAAGTGCGCAAACTGCATGGCGCACTGCGGTTACGAACCGACCGCCGTTCTCAAAACGACTGGTTCAATGAAGGAGAGCATTCGCGCGGCACTTGCCCACTGACCGCGTTTTCCTGACCGGTGCGAGCGGCTTCGTCGGCTCGCACATTCTTCGCGAACTTTTAAACGCCGGGTATTCGGTGCGCGCTTTGGCGCGTGATCGTCATCCTGAGGTATCGAAGGACCCTGAGCCCTTCGTCAAGCTCAGGACAGGCTTTGTCGAAGGGCGCTCCGATAAACTAGAAATCGTGGCGGGTGACTTAACGCGGGTCGGCGATTTTGCGCGATCGTTGGAAGGCTGCCGTTACGTCGTACACTGCGCCGCGCTGTACTCTTTCGCGCCGCGCGATCGGGCCGCGATGGAAAAAACCAACGTGCGCGGGACTGCGGGTTTGATGGAAGCGGCGCGCGTTGCCGGAGTCGAGCGCGTGGTGCTGACGTCGAGCACGGGAACGCTGCACGAATCTCATTCCGCATACCATCGCTCGAAAGTATTGCAGGAGCGCGCAGCCTTTGCCGGCCGCGTTCCCGTGGTGGCGCTGTTGCCGAGCGCGCCGGTCGGGCCGGGCGATTGGAAACCCACGCCTACCGGAAAGCTCGTGCTCGATTTTACGTGTGGCCGGATCTTCGTGAAGCCGCCGCATGGCGGATTGAACATGGTTCCGGTTGAGGACGTCGCGCGCGCACACGTTACGGCGCTCGAGCGCGGACGGCCCGGCGAGCGATATATTTTAGGCGGCGAAGATTTGACGTTCGATCGTGTGTGGGAGCTCTTGAGTGCCGTTACGGGGCGGCCGTTGCCGCGTGGCCGCATACCCTATCCGTTATTGATTGCGATTGCTTCTGTTGACGAAGTACGAAGCCGGCTGTTTCGTGCCGATCCGCTGATTCCGCTTGAGGGCGTGCGCCTTTCGCGCGAGTTGATGTATGCGGACAGCACTAAAGCCGCGCGCGAATTGGATTTTCATCCCGGGTCCGTGAAAGCCGCGCTCGAGCGCGCGGTGGAATGGTATCGGGCGCATGGCTATTGCAGCTGATCGCGTCACGGTCGTAACCGCGACTGCATTTGAGGCACGAGCCGCGCGAGCGCAGCTCGGCGGTCGCGCGCGTGTTATCGAAGCCGGCATTGCCTTGCGCCGTTTGAACGCAGATCTTGGTTCCATCGCGATCAGCTGTGGCCTGGCGGGTGGGCTGCGAAACGATTTGCCCACCGGCACGGTGCTCGTACCGCGAAGCGTGCGCCGCCCCGACGGCTCGATACTCGCATGCGATCCGGATCTCGTCGAAAATCTCTTACAAGCGGCGCGCGAGCTGGGCGCGCCGGCCATCGACGCGCCGCTCGTAACAGCCGCGCGGATCATCCGGGGTGCGGACCGGGCGCGATGGGCGAACGAAGGCTATGCGGGAGCGGATATGGAGACGGGCGCGCTCTACGCTGCGCGCGTTGCGTGCGTTCGAGTGATTCTCGACACGCCCGCGCGCGAACTCTCTCCGGCATGGGAACATCCGGCCCGAGTCTTCCTCAGGCCGGATGCTTGGTTCGATCTCCCGTTTTTGGCACGCGAGGCGCCGCGCTGCGCGGCGCTCGCCGCCCGAGTGATTGCGAAGGCTCTTCCCTTTTAGCTAGGGCGAGCTCCACGTGGACGTGTGCGCTGAATCCCAGAACTGCGCGCCGCTCGAACCGTCGCTGTACATGCCGAAGAATCCGCGCTCGGTGTGGCTCGTGTCGAAGATCTTCAGGACCGGACTTTCGCCTGTCGCTCCACCGATGACCAGACGTTCCGTGCCCGTGTGATCGTAAACGCGCATGAACGGAATATCACCGGTCCCCATTCCAACGAAGAGCCGATCGTGTCCGCCGGCGTCGTAGAAGTCCATCGAGTTGAGGTCGAGCCAGAACCGGTCTTTACCGGCGCTGTCTTCGAATTTGAGGCTCGGATCGTTGTCGGGCGTGATGTACGCCCGGAAACGAACGAGACCGTTCTTGTCCGCTAACCTGAAGGTCGGCTGATTGGACGTGTTGACGAGGGCGGACAGCCGTTCCCGGCCCTTGCTGTCAAAAATGTGAA encodes:
- the hpnH gene encoding adenosyl-hopene transferase HpnH translates to MSTPFAQKAAIAKYVLSKKLAGVEKYALVMELEPLYQCNLACAGCGKIQHPAETLRKRLSVEQCLAAIDECGAPVISIAGGEPLVYEDLPELVTELVRRKKVVIVCTNALLLEKKIDKFKPSAYFTWMIHLDGMRERHDQVVCRDGTFDKAIAAIKVAKAKGFRVGTNTTFFDPDDATAIRGVLDYLNDEIGVDAMQISPGYAYEKAPDQEHFLGVDRTRAIFKEAFAGGKRKKWRLNHSPLYLDFLEGKFDMECTPWGIPSYSILGWQRPCYLMSDAPYAQTYKELIEETDWSLYGRGKNPKCANCMAHCGYEPTAVLKTTGSMKESIRAALAH
- a CDS encoding NAD-dependent epimerase/dehydratase family protein, with protein sequence MPTDRVFLTGASGFVGSHILRELLNAGYSVRALARDRHPEVSKDPEPFVKLRTGFVEGRSDKLEIVAGDLTRVGDFARSLEGCRYVVHCAALYSFAPRDRAAMEKTNVRGTAGLMEAARVAGVERVVLTSSTGTLHESHSAYHRSKVLQERAAFAGRVPVVALLPSAPVGPGDWKPTPTGKLVLDFTCGRIFVKPPHGGLNMVPVEDVARAHVTALERGRPGERYILGGEDLTFDRVWELLSAVTGRPLPRGRIPYPLLIAIASVDEVRSRLFRADPLIPLEGVRLSRELMYADSTKAARELDFHPGSVKAALERAVEWYRAHGYCS